The following proteins are encoded in a genomic region of Ostrea edulis chromosome 7, xbOstEdul1.1, whole genome shotgun sequence:
- the LOC125655312 gene encoding uncharacterized protein LOC125655312 isoform X3 — MICWKVHSLLKLMVIVTYVYSRYANGDISNSFNCLTEVISEYTEAKCPMNGDYETHCDGNKRLCSVSPINCWNIRRYYSNIVLRLVLNKDVSLNVSIIAGRLCRCLVYDVVCAFSDPHQTLDFTYMHGVIVAGGFMFGGSLTIVIFLTAKRMQRKCITEKRRVQQNVDHGYRYETNNTSSGMPLAVTGGPDENGGNSDPDENGSNSDPNENGSNSDNARSVKGSRVKTNAPFMDLSKSQSMDYSVYNHLHEKEAANMDDNYDHVEPNSSARFKLHSTSS, encoded by the exons ATGATCTGCTGGAAAG TGCATTCCTTGTTGAAATTGATGGTAATCGTTACGTATGTATATTCAAGATATGCAAATGGAGACATTTCAAATAG TTTCAATTGCTTGACAGAAGTAATATCTGAATACACAGAGGCAAAATGTCCCATGAATGGAG ATTACGAAACACATTGTGATGGAAACAAACGATTGTGTAGTGTGTCACCCATTAACTGTTGGAATATTCGTCGTTACTATTCTAATATTGTTCTGAGATTAGTGTTGAACAAAGACGTCAGTCTTAATGTCTCAATAATCGCAGGGAGACTCTGTAGATGTCTTGTGTATGATGTTGTATGCGCTTTCAGTGATCCCCACCAAACATTGG ATTTTACATACATGCACGGTGTCATTGTGGCTGGTGGATTCATGTTTGGAGGATCCCTGACAATAGTGATCTTTCTAACAGCCAAACGAATGCAAAGAAAATGTATCACAGAAAAGAGAAG AGTGCAACAAAACGTTgatcatggatacagatatgaAACAAACAATACATCGTCTGGAATGCCACTGGCTGTCACGGGTGGTCCAGACGAGAACGGAGGCAATAGTGATCCAGACGAGAACGGGAGCAATAGTGATCCAAACGAGAACGGGAGCAATAGTGATAACGCT CGGAGTGTCAAAGGATCAAGAGTGAAAACGAATGCCCCCTTTATGGACCTCTCGAAATCACAATCGATGGACTATAGCGTATATAATCATTTACACGAAAAGGAAGCCGCGAATATGGACGACAATTATGACCATGTGGAACCCAATTCTTCAGCGCGTTTCAAACTGCACAGCACGTCATCGTAG
- the LOC125655312 gene encoding uncharacterized protein LOC125655312 isoform X2, whose translation MGLMADVTGQQGMLTLPRHLIPPMVCPGVRVCPTIYFVLLLGVMRLITVRYLYLASDTLTCGSRFVTCLYIFSCAGFTINNDVACKVHSLLKLMVIVTYVYSRYANGDISNSFNCLTEVISEYTEAKCPMNGDFTYMHGVIVAGGFMFGGSLTIVIFLTAKRMQRKCITEKRRVQQNVDHGYRYETNNTSSGMPLAVTGGPDENGGNSDPDENGSNSDPNENGSNSDNARSVKGSRVKTNAPFMDLSKSQSMDYSVYNHLHEKEAANMDDNYDHVEPNSSARFKLHSTSS comes from the exons atggggctcatggcggatgtgaccggtcaacaggggatgcttactcttcctaggcacctgatcccacctatggtgtgtccaggggtccgtgtttgcccaactatctattttgtattgcttctaggagttatgagattgatcacagtgcgttatctttaccttgcatcagacacattgacatgtggatcacgatttgtcacttgcttatacatattttcttgtgctGGATTTACTATTAACAATGACGTTGCgtgcaagg TGCATTCCTTGTTGAAATTGATGGTAATCGTTACGTATGTATATTCAAGATATGCAAATGGAGACATTTCAAATAG TTTCAATTGCTTGACAGAAGTAATATCTGAATACACAGAGGCAAAATGTCCCATGAATGGAG ATTTTACATACATGCACGGTGTCATTGTGGCTGGTGGATTCATGTTTGGAGGATCCCTGACAATAGTGATCTTTCTAACAGCCAAACGAATGCAAAGAAAATGTATCACAGAAAAGAGAAG AGTGCAACAAAACGTTgatcatggatacagatatgaAACAAACAATACATCGTCTGGAATGCCACTGGCTGTCACGGGTGGTCCAGACGAGAACGGAGGCAATAGTGATCCAGACGAGAACGGGAGCAATAGTGATCCAAACGAGAACGGGAGCAATAGTGATAACGCT CGGAGTGTCAAAGGATCAAGAGTGAAAACGAATGCCCCCTTTATGGACCTCTCGAAATCACAATCGATGGACTATAGCGTATATAATCATTTACACGAAAAGGAAGCCGCGAATATGGACGACAATTATGACCATGTGGAACCCAATTCTTCAGCGCGTTTCAAACTGCACAGCACGTCATCGTAG
- the LOC125655312 gene encoding uncharacterized protein LOC125655312 isoform X1: MGLMADVTGQQGMLTLPRHLIPPMVCPGVRVCPTIYFVLLLGVMRLITVRYLYLASDTLTCGSRFVTCLYIFSCAGFTINNDVACKVHSLLKLMVIVTYVYSRYANGDISNSFNCLTEVISEYTEAKCPMNGDYETHCDGNKRLCSVSPINCWNIRRYYSNIVLRLVLNKDVSLNVSIIAGRLCRCLVYDVVCAFSDPHQTLDFTYMHGVIVAGGFMFGGSLTIVIFLTAKRMQRKCITEKRRVQQNVDHGYRYETNNTSSGMPLAVTGGPDENGGNSDPDENGSNSDPNENGSNSDNARSVKGSRVKTNAPFMDLSKSQSMDYSVYNHLHEKEAANMDDNYDHVEPNSSARFKLHSTSS, from the exons atggggctcatggcggatgtgaccggtcaacaggggatgcttactcttcctaggcacctgatcccacctatggtgtgtccaggggtccgtgtttgcccaactatctattttgtattgcttctaggagttatgagattgatcacagtgcgttatctttaccttgcatcagacacattgacatgtggatcacgatttgtcacttgcttatacatattttcttgtgctGGATTTACTATTAACAATGACGTTGCgtgcaagg TGCATTCCTTGTTGAAATTGATGGTAATCGTTACGTATGTATATTCAAGATATGCAAATGGAGACATTTCAAATAG TTTCAATTGCTTGACAGAAGTAATATCTGAATACACAGAGGCAAAATGTCCCATGAATGGAG ATTACGAAACACATTGTGATGGAAACAAACGATTGTGTAGTGTGTCACCCATTAACTGTTGGAATATTCGTCGTTACTATTCTAATATTGTTCTGAGATTAGTGTTGAACAAAGACGTCAGTCTTAATGTCTCAATAATCGCAGGGAGACTCTGTAGATGTCTTGTGTATGATGTTGTATGCGCTTTCAGTGATCCCCACCAAACATTGG ATTTTACATACATGCACGGTGTCATTGTGGCTGGTGGATTCATGTTTGGAGGATCCCTGACAATAGTGATCTTTCTAACAGCCAAACGAATGCAAAGAAAATGTATCACAGAAAAGAGAAG AGTGCAACAAAACGTTgatcatggatacagatatgaAACAAACAATACATCGTCTGGAATGCCACTGGCTGTCACGGGTGGTCCAGACGAGAACGGAGGCAATAGTGATCCAGACGAGAACGGGAGCAATAGTGATCCAAACGAGAACGGGAGCAATAGTGATAACGCT CGGAGTGTCAAAGGATCAAGAGTGAAAACGAATGCCCCCTTTATGGACCTCTCGAAATCACAATCGATGGACTATAGCGTATATAATCATTTACACGAAAAGGAAGCCGCGAATATGGACGACAATTATGACCATGTGGAACCCAATTCTTCAGCGCGTTTCAAACTGCACAGCACGTCATCGTAG
- the LOC125655312 gene encoding uncharacterized protein LOC125655312 isoform X4 → MHSLLKLMVIVTYVYSRYANGDISNSFNCLTEVISEYTEAKCPMNGDYETHCDGNKRLCSVSPINCWNIRRYYSNIVLRLVLNKDVSLNVSIIAGRLCRCLVYDVVCAFSDPHQTLDFTYMHGVIVAGGFMFGGSLTIVIFLTAKRMQRKCITEKRRVQQNVDHGYRYETNNTSSGMPLAVTGGPDENGGNSDPDENGSNSDPNENGSNSDNARSVKGSRVKTNAPFMDLSKSQSMDYSVYNHLHEKEAANMDDNYDHVEPNSSARFKLHSTSS, encoded by the exons A TGCATTCCTTGTTGAAATTGATGGTAATCGTTACGTATGTATATTCAAGATATGCAAATGGAGACATTTCAAATAG TTTCAATTGCTTGACAGAAGTAATATCTGAATACACAGAGGCAAAATGTCCCATGAATGGAG ATTACGAAACACATTGTGATGGAAACAAACGATTGTGTAGTGTGTCACCCATTAACTGTTGGAATATTCGTCGTTACTATTCTAATATTGTTCTGAGATTAGTGTTGAACAAAGACGTCAGTCTTAATGTCTCAATAATCGCAGGGAGACTCTGTAGATGTCTTGTGTATGATGTTGTATGCGCTTTCAGTGATCCCCACCAAACATTGG ATTTTACATACATGCACGGTGTCATTGTGGCTGGTGGATTCATGTTTGGAGGATCCCTGACAATAGTGATCTTTCTAACAGCCAAACGAATGCAAAGAAAATGTATCACAGAAAAGAGAAG AGTGCAACAAAACGTTgatcatggatacagatatgaAACAAACAATACATCGTCTGGAATGCCACTGGCTGTCACGGGTGGTCCAGACGAGAACGGAGGCAATAGTGATCCAGACGAGAACGGGAGCAATAGTGATCCAAACGAGAACGGGAGCAATAGTGATAACGCT CGGAGTGTCAAAGGATCAAGAGTGAAAACGAATGCCCCCTTTATGGACCTCTCGAAATCACAATCGATGGACTATAGCGTATATAATCATTTACACGAAAAGGAAGCCGCGAATATGGACGACAATTATGACCATGTGGAACCCAATTCTTCAGCGCGTTTCAAACTGCACAGCACGTCATCGTAG
- the LOC125655312 gene encoding uncharacterized protein LOC125655312 isoform X5 has translation MGLMADVTGQQGMLTLPRHLIPPMVCPGVRVCPTIYFVLLLGVMRLITVRYLYLASDTLTCGSRFVTCLYIFSCAGFTINNDVACKVHSLLKLMVIVTYVYSRYANGDISNSFNCLTEVISEYTEAKCPMNGDYETHCDGNKRLCSVSPINCWNIRRYYSNIVLRLVLNKDVSLNVSIIAGRLCRCLVYDVVCAFSDPHQTLDFTYMHGVIVAGGFMFGGSLTIVIFLTAKRMQRKCITEKRRFQRFRLSITEETLFVEIRIWCIKN, from the exons atggggctcatggcggatgtgaccggtcaacaggggatgcttactcttcctaggcacctgatcccacctatggtgtgtccaggggtccgtgtttgcccaactatctattttgtattgcttctaggagttatgagattgatcacagtgcgttatctttaccttgcatcagacacattgacatgtggatcacgatttgtcacttgcttatacatattttcttgtgctGGATTTACTATTAACAATGACGTTGCgtgcaagg TGCATTCCTTGTTGAAATTGATGGTAATCGTTACGTATGTATATTCAAGATATGCAAATGGAGACATTTCAAATAG TTTCAATTGCTTGACAGAAGTAATATCTGAATACACAGAGGCAAAATGTCCCATGAATGGAG ATTACGAAACACATTGTGATGGAAACAAACGATTGTGTAGTGTGTCACCCATTAACTGTTGGAATATTCGTCGTTACTATTCTAATATTGTTCTGAGATTAGTGTTGAACAAAGACGTCAGTCTTAATGTCTCAATAATCGCAGGGAGACTCTGTAGATGTCTTGTGTATGATGTTGTATGCGCTTTCAGTGATCCCCACCAAACATTGG ATTTTACATACATGCACGGTGTCATTGTGGCTGGTGGATTCATGTTTGGAGGATCCCTGACAATAGTGATCTTTCTAACAGCCAAACGAATGCAAAGAAAATGTATCACAGAAAAGAGAAG atttcaaagatttcgtttgagcatcactgaagagacattatttgtcgaaatacgcatctggtgcatcaaaaattg A